A genomic window from Candidatus Rokuibacteriota bacterium includes:
- a CDS encoding AMP-binding protein — MADFPPLTLSFPDRRHWVFPRVLAERARTHGDRPFLEFLGEPALSYGEVDRLVNRFAHGLAALGVGRGDRVLVMLPNCVEFMLVWWAINRLGAIEVSVNNAYKGYFLEHVVTNSGGRLIVAEGEFLERLKSSEDRLPGLETVVVHAARGAGEMPWPRFKRLRALPLEAVPARRDDPPEVELSHRDLSAIMYTSGTTGPSKGVMLPHAHCYVFAEATANLTRLTAEDAYFVATPLYHGNAPIMQVYPAMLRGGRAVICPRFSASEWVAQIRLSGATVTNLLGVMMDFVYRQPPRAGDRDHRLRVVLGQPAPAAIVEDFKRRFGIGKVLEYYGMTEIGVVTMMPWDDVRPGSCGKAVSEWFDLRIADAETDEELPDGQVGELLVRPRVPWAFNQGYWEMPDKTLEALRNVWYHTGDALRREADGYYYFVDRMRDVIRRRAVNISSYDIECVVADHPDVAESAAVAVPSEFVGGEDEIKLCLVLREGARLVPEEFLAWCEERLPHFAVPRYLVALPEFPRTPNNKVQKYLLRQPDVTGAAWDRVAAGYRLQEEVRKAERKRRESQAKSQAAS; from the coding sequence ATGGCCGACTTCCCGCCGCTCACGCTCAGCTTTCCGGACCGGCGCCACTGGGTATTCCCGCGCGTGCTCGCCGAGCGCGCGCGGACTCACGGGGACCGCCCCTTCCTCGAGTTCCTGGGAGAGCCGGCGCTGAGCTACGGCGAGGTCGACCGGCTCGTCAACCGCTTCGCCCATGGGCTCGCGGCGCTCGGTGTCGGACGGGGCGACCGGGTCCTCGTCATGCTCCCCAACTGCGTGGAGTTCATGCTGGTCTGGTGGGCCATCAACCGGCTGGGCGCCATCGAGGTCTCGGTCAACAACGCCTACAAGGGTTATTTCCTCGAGCACGTCGTCACCAATTCCGGCGGCCGGCTCATCGTGGCCGAAGGGGAGTTCCTCGAGCGGCTGAAGTCCAGCGAGGACAGGCTCCCCGGCCTCGAGACCGTCGTCGTCCACGCGGCGCGGGGGGCAGGGGAGATGCCGTGGCCCCGCTTCAAGCGCCTCCGCGCGCTGCCGCTCGAGGCCGTCCCGGCCCGCCGCGACGACCCGCCGGAGGTGGAGCTGTCGCACCGCGACCTCAGCGCCATCATGTACACCTCCGGGACGACCGGGCCCTCCAAGGGCGTGATGCTGCCGCATGCGCACTGCTACGTGTTCGCCGAGGCGACGGCCAACCTCACGCGCCTGACGGCGGAGGATGCCTACTTCGTCGCCACGCCGCTCTACCACGGCAATGCCCCCATCATGCAGGTCTACCCGGCCATGCTGCGCGGCGGGCGGGCCGTGATCTGCCCACGCTTCAGCGCCAGCGAGTGGGTGGCGCAGATCCGCCTGTCCGGGGCCACGGTGACGAATCTCCTCGGGGTCATGATGGACTTCGTCTACCGCCAGCCCCCGCGCGCGGGCGACCGGGATCACCGCCTGCGCGTGGTCCTCGGCCAGCCGGCGCCGGCCGCCATCGTGGAGGACTTCAAGCGGCGCTTCGGGATCGGGAAGGTGCTCGAGTACTACGGCATGACCGAGATCGGCGTCGTGACCATGATGCCCTGGGACGATGTCCGGCCGGGCTCCTGCGGCAAGGCCGTCTCCGAGTGGTTCGACCTCCGCATCGCCGATGCCGAGACGGACGAGGAGCTGCCGGACGGCCAGGTGGGGGAGCTCCTGGTGCGGCCGAGAGTGCCCTGGGCCTTCAACCAGGGCTACTGGGAGATGCCCGACAAGACGCTCGAGGCCCTCCGGAACGTCTGGTACCACACGGGCGACGCGCTCAGGCGCGAAGCGGACGGGTACTACTACTTCGTCGACCGCATGCGGGATGTCATCCGCCGCCGCGCCGTCAACATCTCCTCGTACGACATCGAGTGCGTCGTCGCCGACCACCCGGATGTCGCCGAGAGCGCCGCCGTCGCCGTGCCGTCGGAGTTCGTCGGCGGCGAGGACGAGATCAAGCTCTGTCTCGTGCTGCGCGAGGGGGCCCGCCTGGTCCCGGAGGAGTTCCTGGCCTGGTGCGAGGAGCGGCTGCCCCACTTCGCCGTGCCGCGCTATCTCGTGGCGCTGCCGGAGTTCCCGCGGACCCCGAACAACAAGGTGCAGAAGTACCTCCTCCGACAGCCGGACGTCACGGGAGCCGCCTGGGACCGGGTCGCGGCGGGCTACCGGCTACAGGAGGAGGTCCGGAAGGCCGAGCGGAAGCGGCGCGAGTCTCAGGCTAAGTCTCAGGCTGCCTCCTGA
- a CDS encoding 2-hydroxyacyl-CoA dehydratase produces the protein MTELRRATKSLDTTRRAKELLRGFYNRAEGRRPGEALAWCMAGVSSELLHAFDLPWEWPENFGTLCASRGVATGFCEQAEGDGFSQDLCSYVRNNLGYVSRMAELGRVPPETPRGGMGTATMLLGSGALCDPRTKWFQSLASRYLPLPVFHIDPLSPPHDVNVDDPRIEAHYKELLRETLHEQVAFLERQTERPLDQERLRAALGHAQEMIALLWEIHDLRRAVPSPMGSEDFFTGCVVPLLFMLGQREAAEYFRALRDEVRDRVSRGIGVIAEERFRLLWMGIPPWYNLGFFNAVGALGAVFPIETVYFVGAPVEIDLGGDPVEALVDRTWKRAVWIHRWGAEIIPENLSPSGFSQPGTRLVRQWVRDYRLDGAVMHRTRSCRAVSWGQVHIKNQVAEEGIPSLIIESDMADPRSWADSIIMGQVRGFLDAIAASRRSGARA, from the coding sequence ATGACCGAGCTGCGCCGAGCGACCAAGTCGCTGGACACCACGCGCCGCGCGAAGGAGCTCCTGCGGGGCTTCTACAACCGCGCCGAGGGCCGGCGGCCGGGGGAGGCGCTGGCCTGGTGCATGGCCGGGGTGTCCTCCGAGCTGCTCCACGCCTTCGACCTGCCCTGGGAATGGCCCGAGAACTTCGGCACGCTCTGCGCCTCGCGCGGGGTGGCGACCGGCTTCTGCGAGCAGGCCGAGGGCGACGGCTTCTCCCAGGACCTCTGCTCCTACGTCCGCAACAACCTGGGCTACGTCAGCCGCATGGCCGAGCTGGGCCGGGTGCCGCCCGAGACCCCGCGCGGGGGCATGGGCACGGCGACCATGCTGCTGGGCTCGGGAGCCCTCTGCGACCCGCGCACCAAGTGGTTCCAGTCGCTGGCCTCGCGCTACCTGCCGCTGCCGGTCTTCCACATCGACCCCCTGAGCCCGCCCCACGACGTGAACGTGGACGACCCGCGCATCGAGGCCCACTACAAGGAGCTCCTGAGAGAAACCCTCCACGAGCAGGTGGCCTTCCTGGAGCGGCAGACCGAGCGTCCCCTGGATCAGGAGCGGCTGCGCGCGGCCCTCGGCCATGCCCAGGAGATGATCGCGCTGCTCTGGGAGATCCACGACCTGCGCCGGGCCGTGCCCTCTCCCATGGGCTCCGAGGACTTCTTCACCGGCTGCGTGGTGCCGTTGCTCTTCATGCTGGGCCAGCGGGAGGCGGCGGAGTACTTCCGCGCCCTCCGCGACGAGGTGCGCGACCGCGTGAGCCGCGGGATCGGGGTGATCGCGGAGGAGCGCTTCCGGCTCCTGTGGATGGGCATCCCACCCTGGTACAACCTCGGCTTCTTCAACGCCGTCGGCGCGCTGGGCGCCGTCTTCCCCATCGAGACCGTGTACTTCGTCGGGGCGCCGGTGGAGATCGACCTCGGGGGCGATCCCGTGGAGGCGCTGGTGGACAGGACCTGGAAACGGGCGGTGTGGATCCACCGCTGGGGCGCCGAGATCATCCCGGAGAACCTGAGCCCCTCCGGCTTCTCTCAGCCGGGCACCCGCCTCGTCCGGCAATGGGTCCGCGACTACCGTCTCGACGGGGCGGTGATGCATCGGACACGCTCCTGTCGCGCGGTGAGCTGGGGGCAGGTGCACATCAAGAACCAGGTCGCGGAGGAGGGCATCCCCTCGCTCATCATCGAGAGTGACATGGCCGATCCCCGGAGCTGGGCCGACTCGATCATCATGGGGCAGGTGCGGGGCTTCCTCGATGCCATCGCCGCGAGCCGTCGCTCCGGCGCCAGGGCGTGA